One part of the Candidatus Schekmanbacteria bacterium genome encodes these proteins:
- a CDS encoding cysteine protease: protein MFENKKIGLGWLPDYPDFRDYTEDVPQVKEMIEKIKVPSKEAKTLKLPSSVDLRQWCSPVEDQESLGSCTAHAGVGIVEYFERRAFGKYIDASRLFLYKTTRNLLKWTGDTGAFLRTTMGALVLFGVPPEEYWPYNIADFDKEPPAFCYAFAQQYQAIRYFRHDPPGTDACTLMNRIKLFLAFGIPAMFGFTVYSSIYQANNDGLIPYPCHGERILGGHAVVAVGYDDNLEIKNKNCNEKTKGAYLIRNSWGTNWGNSGYGWLPYQYVLSGLARDWWSLIKNEWVDTGKFGL, encoded by the coding sequence ATGTTTGAAAACAAGAAAATAGGGCTTGGTTGGCTCCCTGATTACCCTGACTTCAGAGATTACACTGAAGATGTTCCACAGGTTAAGGAGATGATTGAAAAAATAAAAGTTCCTTCTAAAGAAGCCAAAACACTCAAACTTCCCTCAAGTGTTGATCTCCGACAGTGGTGTTCACCTGTAGAGGATCAGGAAAGTCTTGGTTCATGTACAGCCCATGCTGGTGTGGGTATAGTGGAGTATTTTGAGAGAAGGGCATTTGGAAAATATATTGATGCTTCAAGATTGTTTTTATACAAAACTACAAGAAATCTCCTCAAGTGGACGGGTGATACAGGTGCTTTTTTGAGGACAACTATGGGGGCACTTGTCCTCTTTGGAGTCCCACCAGAAGAATACTGGCCTTACAATATTGCTGATTTTGATAAGGAACCCCCTGCCTTTTGCTATGCCTTTGCTCAACAATATCAGGCTATAAGATACTTTCGCCATGACCCACCAGGAACAGATGCCTGTACATTGATGAACAGGATAAAACTCTTCCTTGCTTTTGGAATTCCTGCAATGTTCGGTTTTACTGTTTATAGTTCCATATACCAGGCAAACAATGATGGCTTGATCCCGTATCCCTGTCATGGTGAGAGGATTTTAGGGGGCCATGCAGTGGTTGCAGTGGGTTATGATGATAATCTGGAGATCAAAAATAAAAATTGCAATGAAAAAACAAAGGGTGCATATTTAATAAGAAACTCCTGGGGGACTAACTGGGGAAACAGTGGATATGGCTGGCTTCCCTATCAATATGTACTGAGCGGATTAGCAAGAGACTGGTGGTCACTAATAAAGAACGAATGGGTTGATACAGGTAAGTTTGGATTGTGA